Part of the Acidobacteriota bacterium genome, AATTGCGCGTGGGCGCGCAGGACGCGACGGGCCTTGGGACCGTCTTCGGAGACGGGGTCAACTCCGGGCAGTTCAACTGCTCGGGCATCGGCTGCCAGGCCTCCGGGGGCGTGGGCTACAGCTTCGGGTTCCCGTCGACGACGTCGTCCGCTTTTCCGGTGAGCCTCTCGAGCGCCACCGCCTACGGTTCGCTAAGCGCCGGCGTAGCCAATCAGAGGTCGATTGAGGACAACTTCACGTGGCTGAGGGGTAAGCACAGCCTGAGTTTCGGCGGGTCGTACGGCGTCACCGCTATGCGGAACTACGGCGAGACGCCGTTTCAGACGAGTCTGACGTTTGGCACCGGCTCGACCGACACGGTCGCGTACGCCATGCTGGATCCCACCACCACGAACTTCCCCGGCGGCATCAACTCGACGTACGCCACCTATGCCCGAACACTGTATGGCTTCCTCACGGGCCGCGTTAATGGCATCGCCTCGACGTACTACCTGCAGCCGGACGGCACCTACATCGCCAACGGCGTTCGGACAAACGCGACCACCGCGAAGGACCTTGGGCTGTTCGCCAGCGACGCGTGGCGGTTGAAGCCGAACCTCACGCTGACGCTCGGCGTCCGCTACCAGGTGCAGCTCCCGATGACGACCGACGGCCTGTATTCGCGGCCGCAGACGTGGCAGATGGTCTACGGGGCCACCGGCGCCGGAACGGGTCTCTACGGTTCGGGCAACCTCTACAAGCCAGGCACGTTGACCGGCACCGCGCCGGTGGTCGTGCCGTATGAAAACAACCGGCCGGCGTACAACACCGACTGGAACAACGTCGCGCCGAGCGTCGGGTTTACGTATCGGCCCAACCTCAAGTCGTCGTTCCTGAGCACGATCCTGAGCAACGACCCGGTGTTCCGCGGCGGGTACGCGATTACGTACACCAGGTTGGGCACGGGATTCTTCGACTCCAACTACTCGGGCAACCCCGGCCGCAGCCGGGCGGGCGCCCGCTCTTCCACGGCCGGCACCCCGCTGCTCGGCTTCGACGGCTGGCCGGTGCTGCTGCGCGACGGGGCCAAGATGTACCCGTCGGCGGCGCCGGCTCCGCTGACCGGCAATTGGTCGCTCACGCCGGCCATCAACGAGTCGATCGACATCCACTATCCAAACTGGCCGGTCCCCTCGACCCACCAGTACAGCTTCGGGATCCAGCGCGAACTCGGCAAGTCGATGGCGCTCGACGTCCGCTACGTCGGCAACATCAACGTGGGCGGCTGGACCACCTGGAATATGAACGGCAGCGCCCAGTGGAGCATGCTCAAGGGCGAGAACGGGTTCTACGACGAGTTCCGGTTAGCACAGGCCAATCTCCGGGCGAACATCCTCGCGGGCAATGGCAACACGTTCGCCTACACTGGCGCCGCCGGCACCTCGCCGCTCCCGATCTTCCAGGCCTACTTTGCCGGCACTCCATTGACATCGGCGGCAAACCAGGTTCCGGCCAACTACACCTCGGCGAACTACAAGGCTTCGTCTTGGTACAACTCGCTCAGCATGTACAACCCGAGCCTCACCGGGATTTCAGGCACCGGCACGAGCGGGTTGCAGAACTCGATTACCACCGGGACGGGCCTCGATGCCAACCGCATCGCGGCCGGCCTGCCGGTCAACTTCTTTATGGCCAACCCGGCCCTGGCACTGGGGAATTCCTATCTGGAGACGACGGCGGGCAACACCAGGTACAACTCGATCCAGGTTGAACTGCGCCGCCGGATGAGCAGCGGGTTCCTCATCACGGGCAACTACACCTACCAGTTCAGCCGGCAGACCTGGACGCAGCGGTCGCTGCGCGAAGACTGGTTCTACATTCCCAGCGGCGGCGGCGCGGACCACACCCTCAAGGCAAACTGGGTGTACGAGCTGCCGTTCGGTCGCGGCAAGGCGTTTGGCAGCGGCGCCTCGCGTCTTGTGGATGGCTTCATCGGTGGATGGGAAATTGACGGCGTCGCCCGTATCCAGAGCGGCCCGAAGTTCAACTTCGGCGGCTACCGCCTGGTCGGCATGACCGACAAGCAGCTCCAGGACATGTTCAAGTTCTACCATGTGATAGATGCGGCGGGCCTCGAGCGCATCTACATGCTTCCGCAGGACGTGATCGCCAACTCGATCCTGGCGCTCTACACCCAGTCGGCGACCACCGCGACTGGGTACTCTGGAACGCTCCCAACCGGTGCGTACCTGGCGCCGGCCAGCGGTCCGGACTGCGTGCAGTACTTGGCCGGCCAGTGCCCGGGCACGGCGACCACGCGGCTCATTACCGGGCCGAAGTTCTGGAAGGTCGACCTCACGTTCGTGAAGCGGATTTCGATGTGGAAGAACCTGCGGCTCGAAGCCCGCATGGATCTCTTCAACGTGTTCAACACGATCAACTTCACGCCGACGGGCCCGTCCAGCGTGACCTCCACCACCGGCATGGGCAGCAGCGTGACCTCGTGGCAGGTCGTCTCCGCCGCCAATGACTCCAGCAACTCGCAGGATCCGGGCGGCCGGATCACGCAATTCGGATTGCGAATCACCTGGTAGCCGCAGCGGTGTAGCGGGCATCGGCGCCCGCAGGGCCAAACCGCCTGCTTTCGAGGACCCGGCCGGGATGACTCCCGGCCGGGTCTTTTTTTTCGTCCGGCTGCTTGGTCTCGCTCCCGACAGCGTCTTGCCATAAGGCAGGCGAGTCTTACGAGGTTCGTGTAGAATCTACCCTTCTTCCTTCTCAGGGCCCTTCTTGTTCCCCTCATCACAATGCCGGGCATGGATTCGTGACGCTCTCCAAGATCTGGTGTAACGCCTTTGATTGTGCGCACATGCG contains:
- a CDS encoding TonB-dependent receptor; amino-acid sequence: MRRSVAVVMWAMVLVAMVMVASPPVFGQSGSNTTTLSGLVVDAQGGVIPGADVVGKNNATGATVRGVTDAAGRFVLPQVPPGTYTVTVALMGFKTAVAPDVQVVSATPASVKMTLQVGGLEETVVVTGATEIVQTQSATVSTTVAIKQIQQLPVISHTALDFLVSLPGVETTALNFRGSTINGLPTSAIDITLDGINVQDKRGTEGMFMYIRPMMDSVEEVTISTSNANAGATGAGGATIKMETRSGSNRFTASAYNTWRNQAGTGDADTLTRAKHPGWLWGLNTPYWFNIRDIPKTAAGDYYISDVRVQTPGFRLGGPIFKDKLFYFFNYEVFLLPQSIPRTRYVLNTSAQAGLFTYPAVDGRGNVTVNLYTIAAANAQTTTPDPALAKLLTDIRTAITGTGGITAYDQNVDKFDYAPSSTQLRKFPTVRMDYNITNAHRISFTYRYNKFDSTPDFLNSAEPRYPGFPNTGGQVSGRYMWQTSLRSTLGKSMVNELRVGAQDATGLGTVFGDGVNSGQFNCSGIGCQASGGVGYSFGFPSTTSSAFPVSLSSATAYGSLSAGVANQRSIEDNFTWLRGKHSLSFGGSYGVTAMRNYGETPFQTSLTFGTGSTDTVAYAMLDPTTTNFPGGINSTYATYARTLYGFLTGRVNGIASTYYLQPDGTYIANGVRTNATTAKDLGLFASDAWRLKPNLTLTLGVRYQVQLPMTTDGLYSRPQTWQMVYGATGAGTGLYGSGNLYKPGTLTGTAPVVVPYENNRPAYNTDWNNVAPSVGFTYRPNLKSSFLSTILSNDPVFRGGYAITYTRLGTGFFDSNYSGNPGRSRAGARSSTAGTPLLGFDGWPVLLRDGAKMYPSAAPAPLTGNWSLTPAINESIDIHYPNWPVPSTHQYSFGIQRELGKSMALDVRYVGNINVGGWTTWNMNGSAQWSMLKGENGFYDEFRLAQANLRANILAGNGNTFAYTGAAGTSPLPIFQAYFAGTPLTSAANQVPANYTSANYKASSWYNSLSMYNPSLTGISGTGTSGLQNSITTGTGLDANRIAAGLPVNFFMANPALALGNSYLETTAGNTRYNSIQVELRRRMSSGFLITGNYTYQFSRQTWTQRSLREDWFYIPSGGGADHTLKANWVYELPFGRGKAFGSGASRLVDGFIGGWEIDGVARIQSGPKFNFGGYRLVGMTDKQLQDMFKFYHVIDAAGLERIYMLPQDVIANSILALYTQSATTATGYSGTLPTGAYLAPASGPDCVQYLAGQCPGTATTRLITGPKFWKVDLTFVKRISMWKNLRLEARMDLFNVFNTINFTPTGPSSVTSTTGMGSSVTSWQVVSAANDSSNSQDPGGRITQFGLRITW